The following nucleotide sequence is from Bacteroidota bacterium.
GGCCAATATTGATAGAATTTGATGGATTAATTTCTAAACTATCATTTTGAGCTGATAGATTTACCAGGCAAATAATTGAGAGAAAAATAAGTGAGATTTTTTTTATCATTTTTCTATTTGTTTGTATAGTTATAATGACCGACAACAATTGATAAAACTCGCACAAAAATAATTACCAATATCATTTTCTAATCGTTCACAACAGCCATTATCAGTGTTAAAATAAAACTAATAAGGCTATATAAATTTTTAGTTATATCTATTAGTAATTTTATACAGATACTAAAAAACAGGCACGGGAATATTTGCATAACGAATCTCATTTTGGGGGTATTGAATGAATATAATTTCTCCATTATTTGTATTAATCCATACCTCAACAATTGCACTGGTGAATTTGGTCTTGAGCAGAATTTCTTTCCCAACTATTTTTTCGTTGTTATCGACAATTGCCCGGGTGAAAATTACCTTAATCAAGTTTTTATCTTTGCTGGCCCTGGCAAAATTGCAATCGATATTTTGAGGTATACACATCGGTATTTCAGAAATATAAAAGATATCGGCAGGCAACAAATAGTTTATAAAATAGCTGTTGGGCTGATTTTTAAAAGGCTTTAGAATACTGTCTACTTTATTATTATTCAATGCAGTAGTTAATATTTCATTGATTAGTTTTTCATTGGTTTTGGTAATTGATAAGTTAACAGTATTGTCACTATAAGATACATATAGTGAGCTAACAGAACCTTTGCGAATTCCATTTGCAAGCACGACCGAAAAAAATAACGACAATAAATAAAAGGTAGCATATAGAATGATTCTTTTTGTCCTGCTGAGGTTTTCTATCTGAATTCTTTGTATCCAGGGTAAACTAAATGGCAGAAACATAAATGTTCTATTCTTATAGACAGTATATGCTTCTCCAAACTTCGAAACACATTCTTTCTCTTCTATTTTTGCCAATAGAAAATAAACGAAAAGCATAGTAATAAAGCTTATTAATACTAAATACCTTGGCCATATAAGCAACATACCAAAACTGCTTAAAATAAAGCCCGTATATTGCGGATGGCGTATAATGCTATACAAGCCTCTTGTAACTGCGCCTTTTTTTAGCAATTTGCAATAATAAACCTGCGAAGCGCCAACAATAAAAATGAATAAGCCCAACACTAAAAATGACCAACCTAACGGGCTTAAAATATTGATCATTCCAGACTTTGAATCTTCTGAAATATGAGGTAAAAAGAAGTCTGTAAGCCACGACAATGCGGAAATATTGTTTATTAGATTAAGTCCGGGTTTATACACTGAATAAAAATAGATTGCAAAAGGGCTAGCCATGTAAAAGAACTCAAAGGCTATAAAAAAATAAAATAGCGTTACAATCCAGAATGATTTTTTGGTGGCAAAATTTGTTCTCATTTATTGCAATTCTTTAACTGATACACATCATGATTTATATTGTCCGGTAAAAATTTACATCCTTGGGCTTAAGCCCTCGATTATTGCTTCATCTATTACCCCTGGCTTAACTTAGCTCAGCGTTGTCACGAACGGAGTGAGTAACCCAGGGGCTTTAGAATAAAACAAAAACGACATTCACTTTAATATTAAAATTCTATTTTATAGCTTATCGAAGGAAATGGACTTCCATCGGTAACTTCCACAACTGCATCCTTCTTATAATTATATTCTCTTGAAAAAGAGGTTGGGGAGAAAAGGCAATTGTTTATTTGAACCGACCAAATACTTGAATACTTAGGTTTGTTTTTCCTGAAATAAAAGCTTGCATCAGCCCGATAGTAAGATGGCCAGCTTTCTTCAAAAGCCCTGGTTTCGTCAGTAACAACCTCTTGTCTTTCTGAAGAAGCCACCTCATCCACAGGACTAATTCTATTGCCTCCTTTTAAATACAAGCGGCCACTTATACCAATTATGTTGTTGCTATTATTTCTTAACTTCCATTCCTTACCTGCTAAAAGATTTGCTACGTAATTGTTATTGTAGGCAGTATTTCTTTCTACGCCATCGTCGCCGGTATATTTAGATTGAAACAGAGAAGCCGTGAATAAATAGTAAAAGCCTTCTGAAAGATTTCTTTCCAATGTAACATCAACCCCATAGTTTCTTCCTTTTCCTGTACTAATTAACTCTTCGTTAAAAGTATGATAATGCGGGATATTAATAATTGCAGTGGAGGTATTTTCAACTACAGGAATATTAGAAAGAATCTGGTAATAAGGTTCAACTTTAAATTTTGTTTTCTCACTAACCGACAGGTCGTAAGCCATTACAAAGTGGTGTGCCTTTGATAAATCTAAATCTTTATTCGGATAGCTTAACTGACCGTTTTCTTCTTTCTCGATAAAATAAATATTAAAAAATTGAGTCTGACTATGCACTCCATAAGCCAAACTAAATGAATGTTTCGATGATTGATTCCATTTTAATCCAGCCCTTGGATCGATTGAATACTTCTTGTTTAAAGCTAAGTAAAGCGCATTTAAGCCAATTGTTGCAGTCACTCTTTCTGTCAGTTGGAATTTTGATTGGGTGAAAGCTTGCAAATAGGAGGTATTTCCAGTTGAATTCGAAACGCTTGAGAATGCGCCGCTTGAAATATTTGCCATTTCATAGTCGTAATCCACGAGGGTATAGGAAACTCCTGTCCTATTCGTATGTCGGTTGCTAAATTTATGGTTTATAAAAGATTTTGCGCTATATCTGTTTTCCAGAAAATTGAAATCAACTCTTGGGTCATAATTATAATCCGAATTAAGAATATCTTCGGTTGTATGCTGGTAGTTATTAGAAGCTGTTAAGGATGTATGAATAAAACTTTTATTACCAACTATTATTTTATGTTTTAAAGATGCGGTTCCGCTTATAAAATCTGCATTCACATTTAATTTATCTTCTTCCGATTCCCAAGCTACTGAATCTTTTTCCGGAACTTGTGAAAAATTTGAAATTCCACCAATAGCCCATAATGAAAAGGTTCCGGCTTTTTTGGTCGGAAAATTTAAATTAAAACATAAATCCTGGTATACAGGTAACCCACCGTCTGGCAAGAATGAGCTAACCAAGCCCATGGTTGAGTACCTGTAGTTGAATAAATACGATGCTTTAGCACCTTTTTTAAAAGGCCCCTCCGAGGCAACATCGATGCCCAATACTCCAACCTGAGCGGAATGCTCATACTTTTCGCTGTTTCCTGTTGTAAGCTTCATATCAAAAACACCGGAAAGAGCATTACCATATTCAGCAGGGAAAGCGCCGGTAAAGAAATCGGATGTACTTAACATGTTATTGCTGAACATTGTTATTGCTCCGCCTCCAAGAACCTCCGAATTTGAAAAATGACTGGGTGTTGGAACTTCAACTCCTTCGATTTGCCACAAAATACCGGTAGGAGAATTTCCCCTAACCATAATAGCATTCGATTCTATACCTCCATCGGTAGATACACCTGCAAAAGAGGATGCTAGTCGGCTTGGGTCGTCTAATCCTCCTGCATATCGTTTTGTCATTTCAACGTTTACACTTCTCCCGCTGATAAGGCTCATTGAATTCATGGCTTCGCCTTTTGTTGAAGAGGCTTTTACCACAACTTCATTCAGAGACTTAAAATCTTCCATAAGTTCAACATTCAGCACTAATTCTTTGCCAGAACTCACTAGAACTTCTGGAATAATAATTTCTTTATACCCGATATAAGAGACTTTAAAATCGTATCGGCCTATCGGAACCCCGGTAAGTTTATAATTACCCTCAGTGTCGGTAGTCGACCCTATTAAAGGGTTGGAATTATTAATCACTATGGTTGCTCCTATTAAGGGGGCTTGCGATTCTTTATCTAAAATTACTCCTCTCACAATTTGAGTAATTGGTTGAGCATTGGCAAAATTGCACACAAATATCAGGTATGCTGCAATACTATAAATCTTGATAAGTTGCATGATTCTCAGTTTTAGTTTTATGAATTTTTAAAAGTATTTCCTGAGCAAAACTATAGCCTGGTATA
It contains:
- a CDS encoding TonB-dependent receptor, with translation MQLIKIYSIAAYLIFVCNFANAQPITQIVRGVILDKESQAPLIGATIVINNSNPLIGSTTDTEGNYKLTGVPIGRYDFKVSYIGYKEIIIPEVLVSSGKELVLNVELMEDFKSLNEVVVKASSTKGEAMNSMSLISGRSVNVEMTKRYAGGLDDPSRLASSFAGVSTDGGIESNAIMVRGNSPTGILWQIEGVEVPTPSHFSNSEVLGGGAITMFSNNMLSTSDFFTGAFPAEYGNALSGVFDMKLTTGNSEKYEHSAQVGVLGIDVASEGPFKKGAKASYLFNYRYSTMGLVSSFLPDGGLPVYQDLCFNLNFPTKKAGTFSLWAIGGISNFSQVPEKDSVAWESEEDKLNVNADFISGTASLKHKIIVGNKSFIHTSLTASNNYQHTTEDILNSDYNYDPRVDFNFLENRYSAKSFINHKFSNRHTNRTGVSYTLVDYDYEMANISSGAFSSVSNSTGNTSYLQAFTQSKFQLTERVTATIGLNALYLALNKKYSIDPRAGLKWNQSSKHSFSLAYGVHSQTQFFNIYFIEKEENGQLSYPNKDLDLSKAHHFVMAYDLSVSEKTKFKVEPYYQILSNIPVVENTSTAIINIPHYHTFNEELISTGKGRNYGVDVTLERNLSEGFYYLFTASLFQSKYTGDDGVERNTAYNNNYVANLLAGKEWKLRNNSNNIIGISGRLYLKGGNRISPVDEVASSERQEVVTDETRAFEESWPSYYRADASFYFRKNKPKYSSIWSVQINNCLFSPTSFSREYNYKKDAVVEVTDGSPFPSISYKIEF
- a CDS encoding isoprenylcysteine carboxylmethyltransferase family protein, with the translated sequence MRTNFATKKSFWIVTLFYFFIAFEFFYMASPFAIYFYSVYKPGLNLINNISALSWLTDFFLPHISEDSKSGMINILSPLGWSFLVLGLFIFIVGASQVYYCKLLKKGAVTRGLYSIIRHPQYTGFILSSFGMLLIWPRYLVLISFITMLFVYFLLAKIEEKECVSKFGEAYTVYKNRTFMFLPFSLPWIQRIQIENLSRTKRIILYATFYLLSLFFSVVLANGIRKGSVSSLYVSYSDNTVNLSITKTNEKLINEILTTALNNNKVDSILKPFKNQPNSYFINYLLPADIFYISEIPMCIPQNIDCNFARASKDKNLIKVIFTRAIVDNNEKIVGKEILLKTKFTSAIVEVWINTNNGEIIFIQYPQNEIRYANIPVPVF